One genomic window of Actinoplanes lobatus includes the following:
- a CDS encoding DUF6879 family protein, protein MHDLFGGAAGERLELATYYADFETDLWSTSAPGFWKLERQQFFKEPGNASWEAFDKGDWQESMRIIEAGRSDMSEYYRKIDEYGFINRRVRVVEQPIIPYLQWELHILRMRDQYGGKVRVVTAEQIADFERKTPLPEIYTHGTTVMYQAVYDDDGVLESARRFTDSDLVARCQRFIQDLYEIGQPLESFFAENVAVLPPPRMP, encoded by the coding sequence ATGCATGATCTCTTCGGTGGCGCCGCAGGCGAGCGGCTGGAGCTGGCTACCTACTACGCTGACTTTGAAACAGATCTGTGGTCGACTTCTGCGCCCGGCTTCTGGAAGCTGGAGCGTCAGCAGTTCTTCAAAGAGCCCGGAAATGCAAGCTGGGAAGCCTTCGATAAAGGCGACTGGCAGGAGTCGATGCGCATCATCGAGGCTGGGCGCTCTGACATGAGCGAGTATTATCGGAAGATTGATGAATACGGTTTCATCAATCGGCGAGTCCGTGTGGTCGAGCAGCCCATCATTCCCTATCTCCAATGGGAGCTTCATATTCTACGGATGCGCGACCAGTACGGCGGAAAGGTACGGGTCGTCACCGCGGAGCAAATCGCGGACTTTGAACGAAAGACCCCACTACCGGAGATCTACACCCACGGAACGACGGTCATGTACCAGGCCGTCTACGACGACGATGGAGTCCTGGAGTCCGCACGCAGGTTCACCGACAGTGACCTTGTAGCGCGCTGCCAGCGGTTCATCCAGGACCTGTACGAGATCGGCCAGCCGCTGGAGTCGTTCTTCGCCGAAAACGTCGCGGTTCTTCCCCCTCCGCGCATGCCGTAG
- a CDS encoding ATP-binding protein: protein MPTEEPADREETVWHGNRMAAGGTGDIVQARDVHGGVHFYRSEPVAEATFAITPSQLPGDVRGFVNRHAEMAYLTNALAVDPEEPSAAALMVLTGTAGVGKTSLALHWAHGVRHQFPDGQLYVNLRGYDPGTPATPEQVLDRFLRDLGVPVTAIPVHLDDRASLYRSLLADRRILVILDNAATVGQVRPLLPGTASCLALVTSRSRLSGLIARHGALRVGVDILQEDDAVALLGNVTARYRVDDQRHELVELARLCARLPLALRIAAERAASRPMMRLDELIADLRDESGLWDALTADSEDDTDAVRTVFAWSYRALPEPAARLFRLLGLHPGNEFGLPAAAALAGTDTRSVRRHLDVLVGAHLLEQPAPGRYQFHDLLRAYALDQVRLLEPADIHAEVLHRVLGWYLHTADAAQSRISPFDRYHLTEPVPPDVHPLAFDDYTTALRWYQTEAANLVGATRAAAEAELHTLAWQLAAVLRAIYIHQNAFDDWLTTSRIGVDSATRSGDRTGQAEAWENVGKACFQSRRLDEAETSHRAALSIRQSLGDRFGEAKSTNALGLIGLRRRRLTDARSFFDQSRAIFHDLGERRWEALMQSNLAETLCELHDPQAAAEILHEALTVFRDLGDRFGEGNALFLLSWVQRGLGDITRARAAIDTALTIAEDDENQVWQAHWLVELGEVQRAAEQPADALISYQRAASIQRQLSDRSREAFAIEGAGRAYQQLGRLSEATDFYRVAAETHRTLGDRWRQALCLHRLANVLEQQNSRDEARSCRGQALPLLADFDDPEASSLRQRITQALSDG from the coding sequence ATGCCTACCGAAGAGCCCGCCGACCGGGAGGAGACGGTGTGGCACGGCAACCGCATGGCAGCGGGCGGTACCGGCGATATCGTGCAGGCCCGCGATGTACATGGCGGTGTGCACTTCTACCGGTCCGAACCCGTAGCAGAAGCGACGTTCGCGATAACACCGTCGCAGCTGCCCGGTGACGTACGCGGATTCGTCAACCGGCACGCCGAGATGGCCTACCTCACCAACGCCCTGGCTGTGGACCCCGAGGAGCCCTCGGCTGCCGCCCTGATGGTCCTCACCGGAACGGCCGGGGTGGGAAAGACCTCCCTGGCACTGCACTGGGCCCACGGTGTCCGCCACCAGTTCCCCGATGGACAGCTCTACGTCAACCTGCGCGGCTACGACCCCGGTACGCCGGCCACACCCGAGCAGGTGCTCGACCGGTTCCTCCGCGATCTCGGAGTACCGGTGACCGCCATCCCGGTTCATCTGGACGACCGCGCGTCGCTGTACCGCTCGCTGCTGGCTGATCGCCGGATCCTGGTGATCCTCGACAATGCCGCTACCGTCGGGCAAGTTCGGCCACTCCTGCCCGGAACGGCCAGTTGCCTTGCCCTGGTGACCAGCCGCAGCCGGCTCTCCGGCCTGATCGCCCGGCACGGTGCTCTGCGGGTCGGCGTTGACATCCTGCAGGAGGACGACGCCGTTGCTTTACTGGGAAATGTGACGGCACGATACCGAGTCGACGACCAGCGACACGAGCTGGTGGAGCTGGCCCGGCTCTGTGCTCGGCTGCCGTTGGCCTTGCGGATCGCCGCCGAACGCGCCGCCAGCCGACCCATGATGCGACTCGACGAACTCATCGCCGACCTGCGCGACGAGTCGGGGCTCTGGGACGCGCTGACCGCCGACAGCGAGGACGACACCGACGCCGTCCGCACGGTGTTCGCCTGGTCGTACCGGGCACTGCCGGAACCCGCGGCGCGACTGTTCCGCCTTCTCGGCCTCCATCCTGGCAACGAGTTCGGCCTACCCGCCGCGGCGGCCCTCGCCGGTACCGACACCAGGTCCGTACGCCGGCACCTGGACGTACTGGTCGGTGCGCACCTACTCGAACAACCGGCCCCCGGTCGGTATCAGTTCCACGACCTGCTCCGCGCGTACGCGCTCGATCAGGTCCGCCTCCTCGAACCCGCCGACATCCACGCCGAGGTGCTGCATCGCGTTCTCGGCTGGTATCTGCACACCGCCGACGCCGCCCAGTCCCGTATCTCTCCCTTCGACCGATACCACCTGACCGAACCCGTCCCGCCCGACGTGCACCCGCTCGCCTTCGACGACTACACCACCGCACTGCGGTGGTACCAGACCGAGGCCGCCAACCTCGTCGGCGCGACCCGGGCCGCCGCCGAGGCGGAGTTGCACACCCTCGCCTGGCAACTCGCCGCTGTGCTGCGCGCCATCTACATCCACCAGAACGCCTTCGACGACTGGCTGACCACCAGCCGCATCGGCGTCGACTCCGCCACCCGGTCCGGTGACCGCACCGGACAGGCCGAAGCATGGGAAAACGTCGGCAAGGCATGCTTCCAGTCCCGTCGGCTCGACGAGGCCGAGACCAGCCACCGCGCTGCGCTGAGCATCCGCCAGAGCCTGGGCGACCGGTTCGGGGAAGCCAAGTCCACCAACGCACTGGGCCTGATCGGTCTGCGGCGCCGACGACTCACCGACGCCCGGTCATTCTTCGACCAGAGCCGGGCGATCTTCCACGACCTCGGTGAGCGCCGCTGGGAAGCACTCATGCAGAGCAACCTGGCCGAGACGCTGTGCGAACTTCATGATCCGCAGGCCGCCGCCGAGATCCTCCATGAGGCGCTGACGGTGTTCCGGGATCTCGGTGACCGATTCGGCGAAGGCAACGCGCTGTTCCTGCTCAGCTGGGTCCAGCGCGGACTCGGCGACATCACCCGCGCTCGCGCCGCCATCGACACGGCCCTCACCATCGCCGAGGATGACGAGAACCAGGTGTGGCAGGCGCACTGGCTGGTCGAACTGGGTGAAGTCCAGCGCGCCGCCGAGCAGCCCGCCGACGCGCTGATCTCCTATCAACGGGCAGCATCGATCCAGCGGCAACTCAGCGACCGCAGCCGCGAAGCCTTCGCGATCGAGGGCGCCGGCCGGGCCTATCAGCAGCTCGGCCGCCTCTCCGAGGCAACTGACTTCTATCGGGTAGCCGCCGAGACCCATCGCACGCTCGGCGACCGGTGGCGGCAGGCACTGTGCCTGCACCGCCTCGCGAACGTCCTCGAACAGCAGAATTCCCGAGACGAGGCCAGGTCCTGTCGGGGGCAGGCACTCCCCTTGCTCGCAGACTTCGATGACCCCGAGGCCAGCTCACTACGCCAGCGCATCACCCAAGCGCTCAGCGACGGATAG
- a CDS encoding methionyl-tRNA formyltransferase: MAASMRVGLATFGVEEFAALYTTCVAAGHEPVAYVYCRSMKPRGRTDARTAVAVGRVLEAMPAGMDLLLPGTAEGLADSLGGYRLDLLVVYGFNWKLPASALRVPRAGVINVHSSLLPRYRGPAPVLWAIRNGDPEIGLTVHRMDEQFDTGPILAQRGGIPLEEDVSRHTLWQRVSPVLDEVLTVALDKVERGFPGIPQDEAGTSYAGFVEPEFSVVDWSRTSAQVHNQVRMFGFMGPEHAPVAKVGDQWLKVLRTRLDPADGTRAECADGPIWIVESASTEPPAIRR; this comes from the coding sequence GTGGCCGCTTCGATGCGCGTTGGCCTTGCGACGTTCGGAGTCGAGGAGTTCGCAGCCCTCTACACAACCTGCGTTGCGGCGGGCCACGAGCCCGTCGCGTATGTGTATTGCCGTTCGATGAAGCCGAGGGGCCGTACGGACGCTCGTACGGCAGTGGCCGTCGGCCGCGTGCTTGAGGCGATGCCAGCCGGTATGGATCTCTTGCTGCCCGGTACTGCCGAAGGTCTGGCCGACTCTTTGGGCGGATACCGGCTTGATCTCCTGGTGGTCTACGGCTTCAACTGGAAGCTACCCGCGTCCGCGTTACGCGTACCCCGAGCAGGCGTCATCAATGTTCACTCGTCGTTGTTGCCCCGGTACCGGGGGCCGGCACCGGTGCTGTGGGCGATCCGGAACGGCGATCCGGAGATTGGGTTGACGGTCCATCGGATGGATGAACAGTTCGACACCGGTCCGATTCTCGCTCAGCGGGGTGGGATCCCCTTGGAGGAAGACGTCAGCCGGCACACGTTGTGGCAGCGGGTCAGCCCGGTTCTCGACGAGGTGCTCACGGTCGCGTTGGACAAGGTGGAGCGGGGGTTTCCCGGGATTCCTCAGGATGAGGCGGGTACGTCGTACGCGGGGTTCGTGGAGCCTGAGTTCTCCGTGGTGGACTGGTCGCGGACCTCGGCGCAGGTGCACAACCAGGTACGGATGTTCGGCTTCATGGGACCGGAACATGCTCCGGTCGCCAAAGTCGGTGACCAGTGGCTGAAGGTGCTCCGGACACGGCTGGATCCGGCGGACGGGACCCGAGCCGAGTGTGCCGACGGGCCAATCTGGATTGTCGAGTCGGCATCCACGGAGCCGCCCGCTATCCGTCGCTGA
- a CDS encoding alpha/beta hydrolase — MNVPTSASAGPSPTACATTGSVDFGVDLAGDGWKFTTGDDPAWSDPSFADTAWRDWSVPDNWGAHSDLTSYDGFAWYRKTFTLPARPDGVTDAAVVAALGKIDDADQAFLNGQEIGRTGGFPPTFDSTWEVPREYYPADGLLKWGATNVLAVRAYDGTGGGGFYQGPVGLYSKARLRALAGNTGTAATRTQLAHACAVLDRQHRAVAAGDVRGYAATLADGFFHQGDTALRRVAELRELLKAGKVTLTDAQAEVFVDGQGRLVVDTIRSWTGLPPTRELLYLDPRRPVELGDHSRFFRDDYPSAAMGRRAQFNVYLPPGYTRTSAKRFPVVYMLNGFNGSNIEWEARNIDSVLDKLGVEAIVVFPDGGSGWYVDTSAGRYRTMIVDEIVPLVDRAYRTVADREHRGISGVSMGGQGAFTLGLLNPAVFSSIASHMGALSLPPLVGTSAEQAANAGLRPLTLVAGMPVADLDRHRYYFDGGDSDEYRFGAAAQQMSTALAAKGVRHDYQLGAGRHDDAYWMPKLDRSFGLHAEQFAAHPVKQPHEPKPVRSPYVWP; from the coding sequence GTGAACGTTCCCACATCGGCTTCAGCCGGGCCTTCGCCGACCGCGTGCGCCACCACCGGGTCGGTCGACTTCGGCGTGGATCTGGCCGGCGACGGCTGGAAGTTCACCACCGGCGACGATCCGGCCTGGTCGGACCCGTCCTTCGCCGACACGGCCTGGCGGGACTGGAGCGTTCCCGACAACTGGGGCGCGCACAGCGACCTCACCTCGTACGACGGCTTCGCCTGGTATCGCAAGACGTTCACCCTGCCGGCGCGACCGGACGGGGTCACCGACGCGGCCGTCGTCGCCGCACTCGGCAAGATCGACGACGCGGATCAGGCGTTCCTCAACGGGCAGGAGATCGGGCGGACCGGGGGCTTCCCGCCCACCTTCGACTCCACCTGGGAGGTGCCGCGCGAGTACTACCCGGCGGACGGCCTGCTGAAATGGGGCGCCACCAACGTCCTCGCCGTGCGGGCCTACGACGGCACCGGTGGCGGGGGCTTCTACCAGGGACCGGTCGGGCTCTACTCGAAGGCGCGGCTACGGGCCCTTGCCGGCAACACGGGGACGGCTGCCACCCGTACCCAATTGGCTCATGCCTGTGCCGTGCTGGACCGGCAGCATCGCGCCGTCGCCGCCGGGGACGTCCGCGGCTATGCCGCGACGCTGGCCGACGGGTTCTTCCACCAGGGCGACACCGCCCTGCGCCGCGTCGCTGAGCTGCGGGAGCTACTGAAGGCCGGAAAGGTGACACTGACCGACGCGCAGGCCGAGGTGTTCGTGGACGGCCAGGGCCGGCTCGTCGTCGACACCATCCGCAGCTGGACCGGGCTGCCGCCGACCCGGGAGCTGCTCTACCTCGACCCGCGCAGACCGGTCGAGCTGGGTGACCACTCCCGGTTCTTCCGCGACGACTACCCGTCGGCGGCGATGGGCCGGCGTGCGCAGTTCAACGTGTACCTGCCGCCGGGCTACACCCGCACCAGCGCCAAGCGGTTCCCGGTCGTCTACATGTTGAACGGGTTCAACGGCAGCAACATTGAGTGGGAAGCCCGCAATATTGACAGTGTCCTGGACAAGCTCGGCGTCGAGGCGATCGTGGTGTTCCCGGACGGTGGCAGCGGCTGGTATGTCGACACGTCCGCCGGCAGATACCGGACGATGATCGTGGACGAGATCGTGCCGCTGGTGGACCGGGCGTACCGGACCGTCGCCGACCGGGAGCATCGCGGGATCAGCGGCGTGTCGATGGGCGGGCAGGGGGCGTTCACGCTCGGGCTGCTAAACCCGGCGGTGTTCAGCTCGATCGCCAGTCACATGGGCGCGCTGAGCCTGCCGCCGCTGGTCGGGACGTCCGCCGAGCAGGCCGCCAACGCCGGGCTGCGGCCGCTCACACTGGTCGCCGGGATGCCGGTGGCCGACCTCGACCGGCACCGGTACTACTTCGACGGCGGCGACTCCGACGAGTACCGGTTCGGGGCGGCGGCGCAGCAGATGAGCACGGCGTTGGCCGCTAAGGGCGTGCGGCACGACTATCAGCTGGGTGCCGGGCGGCACGATGACGCGTACTGGATGCCGAAGCTGGACCGGTCCTTCGGGCTGCACGCCGAGCAGTTCGCGGCCCATCCGGTGAAGCAGCCGCACGAGCCGAAGCCGGTCCGGTCGCCGTACGTCTGGCCGTGA
- a CDS encoding DUF7669 domain-containing protein gives MTVVPFTCREEILAAIADLLRRSGRDDFTLQDVLTEMRRRGSRYAESTIRTHVVSRMCANAPDHHGTTFADLERLDRGTYRLRVPATRLAPPAVVNVEVGVGTSSRWPWEGSVQAVFVDVLRRHGWAIDSEADTATKARGVDVLATRSGRRLGAEVKGWPSDGYADPRRAAETKRTQPSTQAGHWFSQALFKAMMLLDSHPGHETLMVLPDYRRYRDLTERTRTGRGLAGIHVVLVSPDGSFTSESWTP, from the coding sequence GTGACCGTTGTGCCGTTCACCTGCCGGGAGGAGATCCTTGCCGCGATCGCGGATCTGCTCCGACGGTCCGGTCGAGACGACTTCACGTTGCAGGACGTGCTGACGGAGATGCGCCGCCGCGGCAGCCGGTACGCCGAGTCGACGATTCGTACCCACGTCGTCTCCCGAATGTGTGCTAATGCGCCGGACCACCACGGCACCACCTTCGCTGACCTGGAACGCCTTGACCGGGGCACATACCGGCTCCGCGTACCGGCAACCCGGCTGGCGCCACCTGCTGTGGTGAACGTGGAGGTTGGTGTCGGCACGTCGTCGCGATGGCCCTGGGAGGGCAGTGTCCAGGCCGTCTTCGTCGATGTTCTGCGGCGTCACGGATGGGCGATCGATTCGGAAGCCGACACCGCGACGAAGGCGCGAGGTGTCGACGTGCTCGCGACCAGAAGCGGCCGGAGACTCGGGGCGGAGGTCAAGGGCTGGCCGTCCGACGGGTACGCCGATCCCCGGCGAGCGGCGGAGACGAAACGGACCCAGCCGAGCACCCAGGCCGGTCACTGGTTCAGCCAGGCCCTGTTCAAGGCGATGATGCTGCTGGACAGCCATCCCGGCCACGAGACGTTGATGGTCCTGCCGGATTACCGCCGATACCGGGATCTCACCGAACGGACCCGAACCGGGCGCGGCCTGGCGGGAATCCACGTCGTTCTCGTCTCCCCGGACGGTTCCTTCACCAGCGAGTCCTGGACACCGTGA
- a CDS encoding ATP-binding protein: protein MSTKHALLEHLFDRLAEQHTPDQAAETVLGAYAGERQLRAVLEGAPADLPERDSPVAEQRHVYLDRITVAGFRGIGAKATLHLTAQPGLTLVIGRNGSGKSSFAEAVELSLTGDSKRWAENNRIFREGWRNLHSPSQAAIELTARFDGDPEPVRLRRHWRDDDTEPGQANVEIRHGNHRYADIDELGWRQPLEAYRPLLTANDLGRLISSRPSDLFDALAPLLAIEPVTDADNLLKRLRRELDTQVRAVSDRRKNLRQLLNGIDDDRARIAAKLLASTRPDLDAVDDLLAGIDDSDPETTAYRRLTALPELPALAEVTEAADRLTAAARQLRETPATGTAEALARLLEAAADHYDTHGDGPCPLCHRGTLDESWRTDTAERLAAVRRDAAARDEAGRALTTARRAVTALPVGPAVPTNLPGSFPAEPRERLHATWTAWAGLIADADPDAVAVHLTSTYPNLIAAVAAVREAAVDWLRNRHDQWRDVAAQLQQWLVEAHEARVHEAPLAWLKEAIDWYKPVIENLRAQQLAPFAARSQQIWEELRQESNVELAGMKLDGTSTRRRVAFPATVDGTATSAMSVMSQGEMQALGLAVFLPRASADASPFRFLIIDDPVQSMDPAKVDGLARVLADLAATRQIVVFTHDDRLPEAVRRLELDATIWEVTRRENSTVEIRKNIDPVERYLDDAKALARTEDMPMPIRTPVVVTYCRSALEARCHQIIRARRIGRGENHRDVDALLATARTTTQVAALALFDDVTAGGQVLGRLNNAHGPWAADALRACKEGAHGAAVADPEQLVTDVARLVARLK from the coding sequence GTGAGCACGAAACACGCACTCCTGGAGCATCTTTTCGACCGTTTGGCCGAGCAGCACACCCCCGACCAGGCCGCCGAGACCGTCCTCGGCGCCTACGCCGGAGAGCGACAGCTTCGCGCCGTCCTCGAGGGCGCGCCCGCTGACCTTCCCGAACGTGACAGCCCGGTAGCCGAGCAGCGGCACGTCTACCTCGACCGGATCACCGTGGCCGGATTCCGCGGCATCGGCGCCAAAGCCACCCTCCACCTCACGGCGCAGCCCGGCCTGACCTTGGTCATCGGCCGCAACGGCTCCGGCAAGTCCAGCTTCGCCGAAGCCGTCGAGCTGTCGCTCACCGGCGACAGCAAGCGCTGGGCCGAGAACAACCGGATCTTCCGGGAAGGCTGGCGCAACCTGCACAGCCCGTCCCAGGCCGCCATCGAACTCACCGCCCGGTTCGACGGCGACCCGGAACCGGTACGGCTACGGCGCCACTGGCGCGACGACGACACCGAACCGGGCCAGGCGAACGTCGAGATCCGGCACGGCAACCATCGGTACGCCGACATCGACGAACTCGGCTGGCGCCAGCCGTTGGAGGCCTACCGTCCCCTGCTGACCGCCAACGACCTGGGCCGGCTCATCTCCTCACGCCCCAGCGACCTGTTCGACGCGCTCGCCCCGCTGCTCGCCATCGAACCCGTCACGGACGCCGACAACCTGCTCAAACGCCTCCGCCGCGAACTCGACACCCAGGTCCGCGCCGTTTCCGACCGGCGCAAGAACCTCCGCCAGCTCCTCAACGGCATCGACGACGACCGCGCCCGCATCGCCGCGAAACTGCTCGCCTCCACCCGCCCGGACCTCGACGCCGTCGACGATCTGCTCGCCGGTATCGATGACTCCGATCCGGAGACGACGGCGTACCGGCGGCTCACCGCGCTGCCGGAACTGCCGGCCCTCGCCGAGGTCACCGAAGCCGCCGACCGGCTCACCGCAGCAGCCCGGCAACTGCGCGAAACACCCGCCACCGGTACGGCCGAAGCGCTTGCCCGGCTGCTCGAAGCGGCCGCCGACCACTACGACACCCACGGCGACGGCCCCTGCCCGCTGTGCCATCGCGGCACACTGGACGAGTCCTGGCGTACCGATACCGCCGAGCGACTCGCCGCCGTCCGTCGCGATGCCGCCGCCCGCGACGAAGCCGGCCGCGCGCTGACCACCGCCCGTCGGGCCGTCACCGCACTCCCCGTCGGGCCGGCCGTACCCACCAACCTGCCCGGCAGCTTCCCGGCGGAACCGCGCGAACGGCTCCACGCCACCTGGACCGCCTGGGCCGGTCTCATCGCGGACGCCGACCCCGACGCCGTCGCCGTCCACCTCACCAGTACCTACCCCAACCTGATCGCAGCAGTTGCCGCCGTTCGCGAGGCCGCCGTCGACTGGCTGCGGAACCGGCACGATCAGTGGCGCGACGTCGCCGCACAACTGCAGCAGTGGCTTGTCGAAGCCCACGAGGCCCGCGTGCACGAGGCGCCACTCGCCTGGTTGAAAGAGGCCATCGACTGGTACAAGCCGGTCATCGAGAACCTGCGGGCTCAGCAACTCGCACCGTTCGCCGCCCGATCGCAGCAGATCTGGGAGGAACTGCGCCAGGAGAGCAACGTCGAACTCGCCGGCATGAAACTCGACGGCACCAGCACCCGCCGCCGCGTCGCCTTCCCGGCCACCGTCGACGGCACCGCCACCAGCGCCATGTCCGTCATGAGCCAGGGCGAGATGCAGGCGCTCGGACTCGCCGTCTTCCTGCCCCGGGCCAGCGCCGACGCCAGCCCGTTCCGGTTCCTGATCATCGACGACCCGGTGCAGAGCATGGACCCGGCCAAGGTCGACGGCCTGGCCCGCGTGCTCGCCGACCTCGCCGCCACCCGCCAGATCGTCGTCTTCACCCACGATGACCGGCTCCCCGAGGCCGTCCGCCGTCTCGAACTCGACGCCACCATCTGGGAGGTCACCCGCCGGGAGAACTCCACCGTGGAGATCCGCAAGAACATCGACCCGGTCGAGCGCTACCTCGACGACGCCAAGGCCCTCGCCAGGACCGAGGACATGCCGATGCCCATCCGTACGCCCGTGGTCGTCACCTATTGCCGGTCCGCGCTGGAAGCGCGGTGTCACCAGATCATCCGCGCCCGCCGCATCGGGCGCGGCGAGAACCATCGTGACGTCGACGCCCTGCTCGCCACCGCCCGCACCACCACCCAGGTCGCGGCCCTGGCACTCTTCGACGACGTCACCGCCGGCGGCCAGGTTCTCGGCAGGCTCAACAACGCGCACGGTCCGTGGGCCGCGGATGCCCTGCGTGCCTGCAAGGAAGGCGCTCACGGCGCCGCCGTCGCCGACCCCGAACAGCTCGTCACCGACGTGGCCCGGCTTGTAGCGAGGCTCAAGTGA